gTGGAATTATATCTCGAGCGAATTCCCTTAAGCGTGATGCCATAAATTCAGGAAATTGTGGAACAATAAACGCTAAGGGAAAGTTACTTGAAAAGGGATCTGTGCGAGTTGTTTGTTTTGTGCCGCCTTATAAGCgcatgcatatgtgtgtgcgAAGAAATGACAACGAATTTCCCGCAAAAATACAAATGATATGCAGCTTCAAAAACAAAAGCGGCCGATCAGCCAGCCGGTCTGCCAGCCTGACGGCAAACCAATCAACCAGCCAACCGACCAACTCTTTTGAATTACATTTGAATGGACTCGTCCCGGCCTAGTCGCCTGAAACGCTTGCTCCCAGCTGGTGCACAGAAGCTATTTATGGAACTACTGCAATGGGTGTAACGGTTGCGATGACTACAATTACCGCAGTTGCTGCACTTCCGCACCTTTCGCAACTGCCgtgtttttttccacttttggGACTTTTTCCCGTGGACGCGCGCTCACGAGCTACATGCGCCCTTGGTCGGTGCCTCCCCTGCCGCACTCAATAcaaaaacaatttgttttgaGCCCTAGACAGGCCCAGTCCTCGGGTGCGCGCATAAGTAAAAGCTACAAACGTGTGAACAGATGAACACAAACAAGCGCGACGGAAACAAAATGCTTCCCCTGGGCGCACCCGGCCCCCGGGCACTACACATATAGGAATAATGCATagaacatatatatttatatatgcgtgGCAAGTATAGCCCTTCCGTGGCGCTCCCCACTCACACCCattcacacacacacacaaacgcCTAATGGTATGCTTTGCTCTTATTTTTACGCCAATGTGAGTTCATTTCCTCCTTGTGTGAGTCATGCGACCTGGATCTtctaaatttctttttataataattttttggggTCGGAGAACGGGAGtactttttcttatatttgtTGTAATGTGAttgtggaggaggagaaggggatCTATTCCCATAGGAATTTTTCATATGGTCATAATTTCTTCGACCTCTATCATCGGCATTATGGTGGTAATAATTTGAAGGGGGGGTGATTCTGCTATGTGCATTTCCACTATATCTGTAAGAACCAGTTCTATGTTTTGGGTAATCATCATAAGGAGGGTTTCTGTAGCTCCGTGTATAATTACCTTTATCTATGGTGTGGTCATGTAAGTAGgaatatttgttaaaatcACTTCTTggcattttataatttttgtattttccatTTAGGGGGTTCTTATATGGGGTCCATTTTTCAAACTGTATCCATACTCTTAATGCATtctttacattatttttcgCATCATCCTCATTTAGGTAGCATGCTCTTACTAACAGCATGTTGAACCTcgatttttcatttttgcatgcaaATGTCACTAAGTGGGTTCCCTTATCTGCCCACATGTCACTTATTTCTGGgatttcaaatttttcgtGATCTCTTTTTAGGGTATCAAAATAATACTTCAGAAATGTGGTCAGTTCTTTTACACCCCAATGCAGTGGCTTATATCTCCCGAATACGCACAGTTTTCTCCGCAGTTCTATATCGCTGCAGTTCCTTAGGTCTAGGTCCCTTGGCCATTCCATTccattttctgttttgttcaaaaaagaggaaaaaaaaaaaaaaaaggggagaaaattgCGCAGAAGATATGGTGTGCGACGTGGGCAGAATTACATATATCCCACGGAATAACTCATTTATTTGGAAGATTAGGAAGACCCACGCGGTTGCAACGGTAGAAACGTACAAACGCGAGCAAAGAGGTTCACCGCTGCGGATGAAAATGCATGCAGAGTGCCAACGACACCCCTTTGAACATTTAACTtgaacactttttttccgGTGGCACGAataatttcccttttcatggGCACTTTTTGAATGGCACATGAATCCTCCCTTTTCAGGgtcactctttttttttctttttttttttcttacttcTTGGCGGGGTCGCGGAGCGCTTTCTCAtcctgtttatttttttaccttcatCGTCGCTCGACATTTCCTTTTCACCTTTGCGTCTCCCTTCCTCAGTGCTTTCTATCTCTCCCTGGGTGTGCTCTCCATTTGctttttcctctcccttCTCGTCGTCATTCTTGTCTTCCTTTCCCTCTCGATTGCTTTCTCTGTTTCCCTCTTTgttactctccttttttccctcttgactgttctccttttttccctccctgttcttctctttccctttctccctctccgtcacctcctccttcttgtaATACGGCTGTATGTTCagcataattttctttttatccttAACACTCCTGAGTGTGCAGTTGGATAAGTTCTGAATTGTCTCCCTCGACACTGAATCGTGACACGCCAAAATAGCGGATGGCTcgttttttatcaaatacaCCTGTTCGATTAGCGGGAACTCGATGTTCCTGTCAATGGCTAgcttgtaaaaatattcccTAAAAAACCAGGTAATGTCAAGCTTTGTCCAATCAACTGGTATGTTAGTAACAATTAGGCacaactctttttttaaatttttatcttcaacATCGTGAATCCCAAGATTCAGTGGCCACAATACTTTTTTGTAACTGCTTCGGTAGTCTTTTCTCAATGAGCCATAATCCCTATCATCGTAATGAGGTCTGCTCTCTTGCGCATCTTTTTCTAGATATTTCATTGGGGCTTAAAAAGAGCGTATATATATGGGGGGATAATAAGTATGTATCTTTATGTAAAGCTTGGACGCCCAGAAAAAATCGTACACTACTTTTACGTTCTAAATATCTTTGCCTTCAGCCGCATACGGGTACATGCTTAATGGTAAACTTATgggtgcatgtatatatgtatgtaatatCTGCATATAACGTGTACACGTTctaatatatgtatttatatattgtatGCAATGCTTaggaaaatcatttttttaacaaacgaaTGGTTTCATAGTGGGGCGGGGGAGGGaagcatatgtacatttgcgCATATAATggctttccttctttttttttttttttttttctcctttctggCGTAAAAGGCAcacaggaaaaaatgtatttattatGTGAGCTctacaaatttttctttttttcgcgcataACCGTAAAGTGTAGGGGGCACGAGGaaaaaagtggcaaagtGGCAGAATGGCAAAGTGGCAGAATGGCAAAGTGGCAGAATGGCAAACTGGAAGAGTGTCAAAATGGATGAGTGTCAAAATGGCAGAGTGTCAAAATGGCAGTGGCAAAATGTGCCGAAGtgtagcaaaaaatgggggaaaaaataagtaaattgCCTCGCATGGCCCGAAGAAATTGCTACTTCTTAACAAGGGTGAAGGTAAAAATGCCTCAGACGAGAGAATGGCCTTTTTCGCGTACCGATACGCAGTAGTACGCATGTTTGtatagcatatatatatatgtatatatgctatACACTAcgtaggtttttttttttttttaaatgacccTCCTTTTAAGGAATACAATAGAGCTGGCTCCCCCACCGCCCATATGTTGCAATTAATTATAcgcgttttcattttccatatatgctactttttgcatttcgcCAAgtgtttctccttctcctttttacgTTACCCTCATATACGCACGGCTGCATAAGGCTACGTGGTACGCGTGCCATTTGGAGAAGGATGCGTAGCCTCTTTTctccacaaaaaatttacatacgTGTAAACGTATGCATATAGGtagatatatgcatacatttaCGTGTACATTTTCTCATGTGCATATTCTGAATTCCCGGTTTACCTACCGCGCTCAgccttttttccactttccCAAAATTTTAACACGACACTCAGCCATTGCAGGAATGACAACTGCTGAAATGGATTGCTACTACATCGTGTAAATGTTAAAAGTACTTTTAACTTTcaggtgcaaaaaaatgtcagCACATTGGGTAAGGCATaatttcgcattttttttaagcaaaatggaTTTCACCAAGTTGTGAAAGGCAGCATGGACGTTACTCTCATTGTGTGCAGGGGAAGCACTTTGCACAGCTGCCGTACACCCTGTCGTATGTTGCGAAG
This genomic stretch from Plasmodium cynomolgi strain B DNA, chromosome 14, whole genome shotgun sequence harbors:
- a CDS encoding hypothetical protein (putative), which gives rise to MKYLEKDAQESRPHYDDRDYGSLRKDYRSSYKKVLWPLNLGIHDVEDKNLKKELCLIVTNIPVDWTKLDITWFFREYFYKLAIDRNIEFPLIEQVYLIKNEPSAILACHDSVSRETIQNLSNCTLRSVKDKKKIMLNIQPYYKKEEVTEREKGKEKNREGKKENSQEGKKESNKEGNRESNREGKEDKNDDEKGEEKANGEHTQGEIESTEEGRRKGEKEMSSDDEENGMEWPRDLDLRNCSDIELRRKLCVFGRYKPLHWGVKELTTFLKYYFDTLKRDHEKFEIPEISDMWADKGTHLVTFACKNEKSRFNMLLVRACYLNEDDAKNNVKNALRVWIQFEKWTPYKNPLNGKYKNYKMPRSDFNKYSYLHDHTIDKGNYTRSYRNPPYDDYPKHRTGSYRYSGNAHSRITPPSNYYHHNADDRGRRNYDHMKNSYGNRSPSPPPQSHYNKYKKKYSRSPTPKNYYKKKFRRSRSHDSHKEEMNSHWRKNKSKAYH